Proteins from a genomic interval of Oceanispirochaeta crateris:
- the phnE gene encoding phosphonate ABC transporter, permease protein PhnE, whose translation MEKIIIPKANHLKRNSTIFIIVFLIVGSAVFAGFNPLEVIQNFSKGKRLLGRMFFPPDWTYTIKVIPPLLETIRMAVVGTFIGTVIALPVAVFAAGNFLKNPWISQPLRLVLNIFRTIPAMVLASLFVAVFGIGPFSGVIALSIFSFGLISKLTYESIEAIDYGQVEALMSLGANKPNILRYAIIPQILPQYMSYTLYGFEVNVRAAAVLGYVGAGGIGQTFEHNLAWRNFDRVGVIIVISFAVVLIIDLISSHLRKRLV comes from the coding sequence ATGGAAAAAATCATTATTCCCAAGGCCAACCACCTGAAGCGGAATTCGACCATCTTTATCATTGTGTTCCTGATTGTAGGAAGTGCTGTTTTTGCCGGATTCAACCCTCTGGAAGTTATCCAGAATTTCAGTAAGGGAAAAAGACTTCTTGGCAGAATGTTCTTTCCTCCTGACTGGACCTATACCATCAAGGTAATCCCTCCGCTGTTGGAAACCATTCGCATGGCGGTTGTAGGAACCTTCATTGGTACGGTCATAGCACTTCCTGTTGCCGTTTTTGCTGCGGGCAACTTTTTGAAAAACCCTTGGATCAGCCAGCCCTTAAGACTGGTATTGAATATCTTTAGGACTATCCCGGCCATGGTGCTTGCCTCTCTCTTTGTGGCAGTGTTCGGTATTGGTCCTTTTAGTGGTGTTATCGCCCTGTCAATCTTCTCCTTCGGCCTCATATCAAAACTGACCTATGAATCCATAGAAGCCATAGATTATGGACAGGTAGAAGCCCTGATGTCTTTAGGTGCGAACAAACCCAATATTCTCCGTTACGCCATAATCCCTCAAATACTGCCGCAATACATGTCCTACACTCTTTATGGATTTGAGGTAAATGTCAGAGCCGCTGCTGTTTTGGGCTATGTAGGAGCCGGAGGGATCGGTCAGACCTTTGAACATAACCTTGCCTGGCGAAACTTTGACAGAGTGGGAGTCATTATCGTTATCTCCTTCGCTGTGGTACTCATCATTGATTTAATCAGCTCTCATCTCAGGAAAAGGTTGGTGTAA
- the phnE gene encoding phosphonate ABC transporter, permease protein PhnE, with product MENIIVKKNITPGQFLYRVINYGGLVLLILWGMLGIPYKGVMASAQGTMESLLNGIVHPDLGYLANWTIDGLPFAIVETIAIAISGTFVSAVISIPFALLASQNIVGRRVSLVGKFFITMIRTFPELILALIFISVVGPGAPAGILALGIHSIGMLGKLFSEAIESMDMGVKEALESCGGSSMEVLFRAVLPQVSPELISYTLYRFEINMRAASTLGLVGAGGIGAPLIFAIRTRAWPRAMIIVMVLVVTVSVIDMISSRIRKGLV from the coding sequence ATGGAAAATATAATTGTAAAAAAAAATATCACCCCGGGTCAGTTCCTATACAGAGTTATAAACTATGGGGGCTTAGTGCTCCTCATACTCTGGGGAATGCTGGGAATTCCCTATAAAGGAGTCATGGCGTCGGCACAGGGGACAATGGAGTCTCTTTTAAACGGCATTGTCCATCCTGATTTGGGCTATCTGGCAAATTGGACCATAGATGGTCTCCCCTTTGCCATCGTTGAAACCATTGCCATCGCCATCAGCGGAACCTTTGTCTCGGCTGTTATATCCATCCCGTTTGCACTGTTGGCGAGCCAGAACATTGTAGGCCGGAGAGTCTCTTTGGTGGGCAAATTCTTCATCACCATGATCCGGACATTTCCGGAACTGATCCTGGCCCTGATCTTCATCAGTGTTGTGGGACCCGGAGCACCGGCGGGGATATTGGCATTGGGAATTCATTCTATAGGAATGCTGGGCAAGCTTTTCAGCGAAGCCATCGAAAGCATGGACATGGGGGTTAAAGAAGCCCTTGAATCCTGTGGGGGGTCAAGTATGGAGGTTCTGTTCAGAGCCGTTTTGCCCCAGGTCAGTCCTGAATTGATTTCCTACACCCTCTACCGCTTTGAAATAAATATGAGAGCGGCATCCACTCTCGGCCTGGTCGGAGCGGGAGGAATAGGAGCACCTTTAATTTTTGCCATCAGAACAAGAGCCTGGCCACGGGCTATGATCATTGTTATGGTATTAGTCGTAACCGTATCGGTGATTGATATGATTTCCAGCAGGATCAGAAAAGGACTCGTATAA
- the surE gene encoding 5'/3'-nucleotidase SurE yields MNILLVNDDGIESPGIQFLAEVMKEIGKVFIVAPHTQQSAIGHGITIHEPFRVHHRNELFEGIEAWSLEAKPADCVKFAFYALALPIDLVVSGINDGPNLGTDITYSGTLAGASESIICGVPAIALSADFASLETVKPYLRETLKSVLDAKVVDKNRVININFPKKEFTQFKGFKITEMGERPFNHQFVEENGLYWSRGNWDWVENGPETDVWAWENGYVSISPIQINRTDFAYMDILREKL; encoded by the coding sequence ATGAATATATTACTGGTAAACGATGATGGAATTGAATCTCCCGGAATTCAGTTTTTGGCCGAAGTCATGAAAGAAATCGGGAAGGTTTTTATTGTCGCACCCCACACACAGCAAAGTGCTATAGGCCATGGCATCACCATCCATGAACCCTTCCGGGTTCATCATCGGAATGAACTGTTTGAAGGAATCGAGGCCTGGAGCCTGGAAGCAAAACCCGCCGATTGTGTTAAATTTGCATTCTATGCCCTGGCACTGCCCATTGACCTTGTGGTTTCCGGTATTAATGACGGCCCTAACTTGGGAACGGACATTACATATTCAGGAACACTGGCCGGAGCCAGTGAGAGTATTATCTGCGGGGTTCCAGCCATCGCCCTCTCGGCGGACTTTGCAAGCCTGGAGACCGTAAAGCCCTATTTAAGGGAGACTCTAAAAAGCGTTCTTGATGCAAAAGTCGTCGATAAAAACAGGGTTATAAATATCAATTTCCCTAAAAAAGAGTTCACTCAATTCAAAGGGTTCAAAATCACAGAAATGGGAGAGCGCCCCTTTAACCATCAATTTGTTGAGGAAAATGGACTGTATTGGTCGAGGGGCAATTGGGATTGGGTTGAAAATGGTCCAGAAACAGACGTATGGGCCTGGGAAAACGGATATGTATCCATCTCCCCGATCCAGATCAATCGAACAGATTTCGCCTATATGGATATTTTGAGAGAAAAATTGTAA
- a CDS encoding MBL fold metallo-hydrolase RNA specificity domain-containing protein, whose translation MQITSHGAAQVVTGSCHRVVTQEFSFLIDCGLFQGGKDLARRNFEAFDFDPKVLDFMFLTHGHIDHCGLIPKLVKEGFSGKIYATPATADLIPIMLRDSAYIQEKDTEHENKRRVRAGLAPRDPLYTSEDVEKVLPLVTPVEYRKHLKLGNTLEFILQDAGHIIGSAIVELLITEKDEQKKIVFSGDLGQNDVPIIEDPTLIEKADYIFLESTYGDRLHDTRLPRDKQIMEIIKNTIGRGGKVFIPSFALERTQELLYTLSELQTKNPDFPKVPIYLDSPLAIKVTEVFKNHRDVYDADAKARTDQPFSFPGLKCTPKTEDSKDISKSDEPSIVIAGSGMCTAGRIRHHLRHGIGDSRNTVLFVGYQAPGSLGRVILDGAKEIRMMGRVFEVRSEIQRIGSFSAHADQKGLTQWLQAFTPKPRKVYLVHGEEGTIENFAKHLNDLGFTTGVPKQNETIHIE comes from the coding sequence ATGCAAATCACAAGTCATGGTGCCGCTCAGGTTGTCACAGGGTCCTGCCACAGAGTCGTAACACAAGAATTTTCATTTTTGATAGATTGCGGGTTGTTTCAGGGGGGGAAGGATTTAGCACGGCGGAACTTTGAAGCTTTCGACTTTGACCCGAAAGTCCTGGATTTTATGTTTCTTACTCATGGACATATTGACCATTGCGGTTTGATTCCCAAGCTGGTTAAGGAGGGGTTCTCTGGTAAAATCTATGCCACTCCAGCTACAGCCGATTTAATTCCCATCATGCTGAGAGACTCCGCCTATATCCAGGAAAAAGATACGGAGCATGAAAATAAACGAAGAGTCAGGGCTGGTTTGGCACCAAGAGATCCTCTTTATACCTCAGAAGATGTCGAAAAGGTCTTGCCTTTGGTGACTCCCGTAGAGTACAGAAAGCATCTGAAACTGGGTAATACCTTGGAATTCATACTCCAGGATGCCGGTCATATCATAGGATCAGCCATTGTTGAATTGCTCATCACAGAAAAGGATGAACAAAAAAAAATTGTATTTTCCGGTGATTTAGGACAAAATGATGTCCCTATAATTGAAGATCCAACGCTGATTGAGAAGGCAGATTATATCTTTCTCGAGTCTACCTATGGTGACCGTCTTCATGATACCCGATTGCCGAGAGACAAGCAGATCATGGAAATAATTAAAAATACCATCGGCCGGGGGGGGAAAGTCTTCATTCCGAGCTTTGCTTTGGAGCGGACTCAGGAACTCCTTTATACCTTAAGCGAACTGCAGACTAAAAATCCTGATTTTCCAAAGGTCCCCATTTACCTTGATAGCCCATTAGCCATAAAAGTGACGGAAGTCTTTAAAAATCATCGGGATGTATATGATGCTGATGCAAAGGCAAGAACAGATCAACCTTTTTCATTTCCAGGTTTAAAATGCACTCCAAAAACTGAAGATTCCAAGGATATAAGCAAGTCGGATGAACCTTCTATTGTCATCGCCGGAAGTGGGATGTGTACGGCTGGACGTATTCGGCATCATCTGCGACATGGAATTGGAGATTCTAGGAATACAGTTCTTTTTGTCGGATATCAGGCACCCGGTAGTTTGGGGCGGGTTATCCTGGATGGGGCCAAAGAAATAAGGATGATGGGCCGTGTCTTTGAAGTAAGGTCCGAAATCCAGCGGATCGGGAGTTTTTCAGCCCATGCGGACCAAAAAGGACTGACTCAATGGCTCCAGGCTTTTACTCCAAAACCAAGGAAGGTGTACCTTGTTCATGGAGAAGAAGGCACCATTGAGAACTTTGCAAAACATCTTAATGATCTTGGTTTTACAACCGGAGTGCCTAAACAGAATGAAACCATACATATTGAGTGA
- a CDS encoding GreA/GreB family elongation factor, with amino-acid sequence MTNKRIILNEQDYKSLTLLINKLKTTHRLNTPYMRELGEEMERAKIGKVNDPNMKNVTLKSRVTYQDLENGGAHVATIVFPAFADSAKDLYSILSPLGTALIGEAVGNITTCYAPSGEIKLKILEIEHPQPGGE; translated from the coding sequence ATGACCAATAAACGGATCATATTAAATGAACAAGACTATAAGAGTCTAACTTTGCTAATAAATAAACTCAAAACAACCCACAGATTAAATACCCCCTATATGAGGGAGCTGGGGGAAGAGATGGAGAGAGCCAAGATTGGGAAGGTCAATGATCCCAATATGAAAAATGTCACTCTTAAATCAAGGGTCACCTACCAGGACCTAGAGAATGGGGGAGCCCATGTTGCTACCATCGTGTTTCCGGCCTTTGCCGATTCAGCCAAGGATTTATATTCTATCCTTTCTCCCTTAGGCACAGCACTCATTGGAGAAGCTGTGGGTAATATTACGACCTGTTATGCTCCTTCTGGAGAAATCAAATTAAAGATATTGGAGATTGAGCACCCTCAACCAGGAGGAGAATAG
- a CDS encoding helix-turn-helix transcriptional regulator → MTIIISVIISSINFSIVCYSSLWKVKSKMDVVDMKLANELREREKELDCLYRLTPLFTSYTGMEEPLLRKISIELSKAMTSPESLVIDLKIVPVTETPQELGESDFIAETMLNKEEKLILHLRFTTNQGRLVLREKHLLKSAVELSVAAIQRLRNEAAIKEKNTTLSELLTRLQKERDKDTEAMQVQIRTLIFPLLNQLSQKIPEHNKALVAMIQSELEGFPNGGKNFSPLLSILTPRELEICGFVAKGIGSKEIADFLGISIETVERHRCTIRKKLDLNGKAVNLQTYLINL, encoded by the coding sequence ATGACGATTATCATCTCGGTAATTATCAGCAGTATCAATTTTAGCATTGTGTGTTATTCTTCTCTTTGGAAGGTTAAAAGCAAAATGGATGTCGTTGATATGAAACTTGCAAATGAATTAAGAGAACGGGAAAAGGAGTTGGATTGCCTTTACCGTCTTACTCCTCTTTTTACAAGCTATACAGGGATGGAAGAACCACTGCTAAGAAAAATATCGATAGAATTGTCCAAGGCAATGACTTCCCCTGAATCCCTTGTCATAGACCTGAAAATTGTACCGGTAACAGAGACTCCTCAGGAGCTTGGGGAATCTGACTTTATTGCAGAAACAATGCTCAATAAAGAAGAAAAACTCATCTTGCATCTTCGTTTTACTACCAATCAGGGCCGTCTCGTACTTAGGGAGAAGCATCTGCTGAAATCTGCAGTTGAACTCAGTGTTGCCGCTATCCAGAGGTTAAGAAATGAAGCGGCCATCAAAGAAAAAAATACGACTCTCTCAGAGCTCCTCACAAGGTTGCAGAAGGAGAGAGACAAAGATACTGAGGCAATGCAGGTTCAAATTCGAACTTTGATTTTTCCATTGCTGAATCAATTGAGCCAAAAAATACCGGAACACAACAAGGCTTTGGTTGCCATGATCCAATCCGAGCTTGAGGGGTTTCCCAATGGGGGAAAGAACTTTAGTCCTCTTTTATCCATTCTCACTCCTCGAGAGCTGGAAATCTGTGGTTTTGTGGCAAAAGGTATAGGCAGTAAAGAAATTGCAGATTTCCTAGGTATCAGCATCGAAACAGTAGAACGGCATAGATGTACTATCCGCAAAAAACTTGATTTGAATGGTAAAGCCGTCAACTTACAGACCTACCTTATAAACCTGTAG
- a CDS encoding flavodoxin family protein — protein sequence MVLGISSSGRENGVTSQAVKKVLDSTGQEYEYISLSGKAIRGCTGCLGCARDNICKVKDDWNLIGQRMKDADAIVFGGTNYFNMLNALGQATLERTFSFRHMERFLLAGKLGVIVSCGYNPQDNPVKNTIKMFMESAKMSVIGSVEVGGYSQCYSCGPGIECAVGNIVKDHGFISEVLEEHLPKDFNQQEEANLEAYKAGKILGSILRARSQS from the coding sequence ATGGTCTTAGGCATTAGTTCAAGTGGAAGAGAGAACGGGGTGACCTCTCAGGCTGTCAAAAAAGTCCTTGATTCTACCGGACAGGAATACGAATACATTTCACTCTCTGGAAAAGCCATAAGAGGCTGCACAGGCTGTCTCGGCTGTGCCAGAGATAATATTTGTAAGGTGAAGGATGATTGGAATTTAATCGGCCAGAGGATGAAAGATGCCGATGCCATCGTATTTGGCGGGACAAACTACTTTAATATGCTGAACGCACTGGGTCAGGCCACTCTGGAAAGGACCTTTTCTTTCAGACATATGGAACGCTTCCTCTTGGCTGGTAAACTCGGAGTCATTGTGAGTTGTGGATACAACCCTCAAGACAACCCTGTGAAGAATACAATTAAAATGTTTATGGAATCAGCAAAAATGTCTGTAATTGGTTCAGTTGAAGTTGGCGGATATTCTCAGTGTTACTCCTGTGGTCCTGGTATTGAATGCGCCGTGGGTAACATCGTCAAGGATCATGGCTTCATATCAGAAGTTCTTGAGGAACATCTTCCCAAGGATTTCAATCAACAGGAAGAGGCAAACCTCGAAGCATACAAAGCCGGTAAGATTCTGGGGTCCATATTAAGAGCCAGATCCCAAAGTTGA
- a CDS encoding heavy metal translocating P-type ATPase, with product MIIKKPTKKNILWIAVVLITISFVLKEFLADTLITTCFMLVTALLAGIPVFKKALVALRYKIIGIDALVTIAVVGAVLIGEYWEAAAVTFLFMLGDYLESRTIEKTRSSIKTLLDQAPVKARVRKGSQEIEVRPEEVMKGDHVIVKPGEKISVDGTILEGSGYIDQSAITGEPLPVNRGVNEHVFSGTIIESGYLIISAEKVGDDTTFAKILELVEDAQDSKAKTQQFLERFSRFYTPAIILLSLSLYLVTKDIVLALTLLVIACPGALVISAPVSIVAGIGNGARSGVIVKGGEIMEKLGTVKVIAFDKTGTLTYGKPSVAGIQAFGIKEREVLRIAAAGESYSEHPLAKAIIQKAGEVSGPGKSLPEKSEIITGKGLSFTLDSVRYYLGNRKLMMDQSIRIDEIEEQILSQERKGHTQVLLANSEKILGIITIADRVRGDAKNAVSKLKSVGIRHIVMLTGDNDRSAKAISNELGLDEYFSELLPEDKVRVLRDLQEKYGRTAMVGDGVNDAPALASSDLGIAMGAAGSDVAIETADVVLMSSELDKLSYVIGLSRSTVRNMRQNIYFALLVASLLLAGVLVRSVHLSFGMLVHEFSVLLVIINAVRLTGYKEKSR from the coding sequence ATGATCATTAAAAAACCTACCAAAAAAAATATACTTTGGATTGCCGTAGTGCTGATAACCATATCTTTTGTATTAAAAGAATTCTTAGCTGACACTCTGATTACAACCTGTTTTATGCTGGTAACCGCCCTGCTTGCCGGTATTCCCGTTTTTAAGAAAGCGCTTGTGGCCTTGAGGTATAAAATTATTGGAATAGATGCCCTTGTAACCATTGCTGTTGTCGGAGCTGTTCTTATCGGAGAATACTGGGAAGCCGCTGCAGTTACCTTTCTTTTTATGCTTGGCGACTATCTGGAATCCAGAACAATTGAGAAGACGAGGTCTTCCATTAAAACACTGTTGGATCAGGCTCCGGTGAAGGCCCGTGTACGAAAAGGAAGTCAAGAGATTGAAGTTCGCCCAGAAGAGGTCATGAAAGGAGATCATGTTATTGTTAAACCTGGTGAAAAAATTTCTGTTGATGGTACCATTCTTGAAGGGTCTGGTTATATTGATCAGTCTGCTATAACCGGAGAACCTCTTCCTGTAAACAGAGGGGTGAACGAACATGTCTTTTCGGGAACAATCATAGAATCTGGTTATCTTATCATCAGTGCAGAGAAAGTCGGGGATGATACAACCTTTGCAAAAATTCTAGAATTGGTGGAGGATGCTCAGGATTCAAAAGCAAAAACCCAGCAATTCTTGGAAAGATTCTCCAGGTTTTATACTCCGGCAATCATCCTCTTGTCTCTGTCTCTTTATTTGGTCACAAAAGATATTGTTCTGGCTCTTACCCTCTTAGTCATTGCCTGTCCCGGAGCCCTGGTCATCTCTGCTCCTGTATCCATTGTTGCCGGGATTGGAAACGGTGCCAGGTCTGGGGTCATAGTGAAGGGTGGTGAAATTATGGAGAAATTGGGAACAGTCAAGGTGATTGCCTTTGATAAGACAGGAACTCTTACATATGGAAAGCCGAGTGTTGCAGGAATACAGGCTTTTGGGATTAAAGAACGCGAGGTCCTGCGTATCGCAGCGGCGGGTGAATCCTATTCTGAGCATCCACTGGCCAAAGCGATCATTCAAAAGGCTGGGGAAGTCTCAGGACCTGGTAAGAGTTTACCTGAAAAATCAGAAATTATAACAGGGAAAGGTCTTTCTTTTACTCTGGATTCAGTAAGGTATTATCTTGGCAATAGAAAATTGATGATGGATCAATCAATCCGTATTGATGAAATAGAAGAGCAGATCCTGAGCCAAGAAAGAAAGGGTCACACACAGGTTCTCTTGGCCAATTCAGAAAAAATCCTCGGAATTATTACCATAGCTGATAGGGTAAGAGGGGATGCCAAAAATGCGGTTTCTAAGCTGAAGTCTGTTGGAATCCGCCACATCGTCATGTTGACCGGTGATAATGACAGATCTGCAAAAGCCATTTCCAATGAACTAGGCCTGGATGAGTATTTTTCAGAACTCCTTCCTGAGGATAAGGTCCGTGTTTTGAGAGATCTGCAGGAAAAGTACGGGAGAACTGCCATGGTTGGAGACGGTGTGAATGATGCTCCTGCTTTGGCATCCTCAGACCTTGGAATTGCCATGGGTGCCGCCGGATCGGATGTTGCCATAGAAACAGCAGATGTCGTTCTCATGTCATCCGAGCTAGATAAGCTCTCCTACGTCATTGGATTAAGCCGCAGCACGGTAAGAAATATGAGACAAAATATCTATTTTGCTCTCCTTGTCGCCTCCCTCTTACTGGCAGGAGTATTAGTCCGAAGTGTTCACTTGTCTTTTGGGATGCTGGTCCATGAATTTTCTGTCCTACTGGTAATCATCAATGCTGTCAGGCTTACAGGCTACAAGGAAAAAAGTCGTTGA
- a CDS encoding heavy-metal-associated domain-containing protein: protein MAKKTYQLETVSCPSCIAKIEGMLKTISGITESQVLFNSSRVKVSYDEKEIASERIKEKIISLGYNVLGEK from the coding sequence ATGGCTAAAAAAACATATCAATTAGAAACTGTTTCCTGCCCCAGTTGCATTGCTAAGATCGAAGGGATGTTGAAGACCATTTCCGGGATCACCGAATCTCAGGTTCTATTCAATTCATCAAGAGTCAAGGTGTCATATGACGAGAAAGAAATCGCGTCAGAAAGAATCAAAGAAAAGATCATCAGCTTAGGATACAACGTCCTTGGTGAAAAATAG
- a CDS encoding PaaI family thioesterase, which translates to MIHKEYLTKEIIDELEKRNPEIHMGLEIPPAVFIDMKGSVGQFSKSENSLVCYFPVLENQLNPFGNMQGGVISAAIDNTIGPLSMLVADPSVTRHLEVKYKRAITPEMERITVTARLFKQDKKFLFFTSSVTDSEGNVLATAKSTHFIIV; encoded by the coding sequence ATGATACATAAAGAATACCTGACCAAAGAAATCATTGATGAATTGGAAAAACGAAACCCTGAAATCCATATGGGTCTTGAAATACCTCCTGCCGTATTTATCGATATGAAAGGATCGGTAGGTCAATTTTCCAAATCAGAGAACTCCCTTGTCTGCTATTTCCCTGTATTGGAAAATCAATTGAATCCCTTTGGAAATATGCAGGGAGGAGTCATTTCCGCTGCAATTGACAATACCATAGGCCCCTTAAGCATGCTGGTTGCAGATCCAAGCGTCACTCGTCATTTAGAAGTAAAATATAAGAGGGCCATCACTCCTGAAATGGAAAGGATTACAGTAACCGCCCGGCTGTTCAAACAGGATAAGAAGTTTCTGTTCTTCACATCTTCTGTAACAGATTCAGAAGGGAACGTACTGGCGACAGCCAAATCGACACATTTTATTATAGTTTAG
- a CDS encoding sugar ABC transporter substrate-binding protein: MKKNGMILLIVLLPFLSYAKDFNFGTSELLRILGLETVKESEVSIDHHLYKGSSLLEILPLMEEVYQMEIQTASETILMNEEALGEFWAESWLIPKKAGLDLIFNGKKYDDLVQLKFKGSPMESEKLEIWLSWEGVDLLKEEIQRFARHHNIEIKSIEVPSPDSKLQAVVRARGEVPDLVMIQSSAVEKLVSSRAIQNLNYVQTSSLMDQGVEAFTLNNKLWALPFYYDTQIVFYNKSLIPAPPSANWTLNDMEQIARSIKGQGIYPLAWNAYSSNWLIPFQMSFGKEDLIDANGRISVNDIATKKALEYILNLKDKELLFPMERDAMDALFIAGKIGMIMSGSYGIPYFESLGLNFGVLPYPVNQTTRRPLSPLLDFKAFCMTRQTKHPILSRRLLQYLLSASVQQRFCPALSKLPARTDILELPDIAYGALPVLESSMDKGTIIPPLQVYSIYKNNMWKLLRFALSDQMSVQQTLEKGQLLMDNTMND; this comes from the coding sequence TTGAAAAAGAATGGAATGATCCTACTGATAGTTCTTCTACCCTTTCTGTCATATGCAAAAGACTTCAATTTTGGAACATCAGAACTCCTAAGAATCCTAGGTTTAGAAACAGTCAAAGAATCAGAGGTTTCAATCGATCATCATCTTTATAAGGGGAGTTCCCTTTTAGAAATTCTTCCCTTGATGGAAGAGGTCTACCAGATGGAAATCCAAACCGCTTCTGAAACAATATTGATGAACGAAGAGGCCCTAGGAGAATTCTGGGCCGAATCCTGGTTGATTCCGAAAAAAGCAGGTCTCGATCTAATCTTCAATGGTAAAAAATACGACGATCTGGTTCAACTGAAATTCAAGGGTAGCCCCATGGAGTCAGAAAAACTGGAGATATGGCTCTCTTGGGAAGGCGTCGACTTACTGAAAGAGGAAATCCAGAGATTTGCAAGGCATCATAATATTGAAATCAAGTCGATTGAAGTCCCAAGCCCCGATTCCAAATTACAAGCTGTCGTCAGAGCCCGGGGAGAGGTTCCGGATCTCGTTATGATTCAGTCCAGTGCTGTAGAGAAACTAGTTTCCAGCAGAGCTATTCAAAACCTGAATTATGTACAGACTTCAAGCCTCATGGACCAGGGGGTGGAAGCGTTTACTCTGAATAATAAACTCTGGGCTCTTCCTTTTTATTATGATACTCAAATTGTTTTTTACAATAAGTCTCTCATTCCTGCCCCTCCCTCTGCAAACTGGACTCTCAATGATATGGAACAGATAGCCCGCAGTATTAAAGGCCAGGGGATTTATCCTCTGGCGTGGAATGCTTACTCATCCAACTGGCTTATTCCTTTCCAAATGTCCTTTGGAAAAGAGGATCTTATTGATGCCAACGGCAGGATATCTGTGAATGATATTGCTACAAAGAAAGCTCTGGAATACATCTTAAACCTGAAAGATAAAGAACTTCTTTTTCCCATGGAACGAGATGCGATGGATGCCCTTTTTATCGCCGGAAAAATAGGCATGATCATGAGCGGATCCTATGGCATCCCTTATTTTGAATCACTGGGGCTTAACTTTGGAGTACTCCCCTATCCTGTAAATCAAACAACAAGACGGCCTCTCTCTCCTCTTCTGGATTTTAAGGCATTTTGTATGACCCGTCAGACAAAGCACCCCATACTATCACGCCGGCTGCTTCAGTATTTGCTCAGTGCTTCTGTGCAACAGAGATTCTGTCCCGCCTTATCCAAACTTCCAGCACGTACAGATATCCTTGAACTCCCGGATATTGCCTACGGAGCTCTACCCGTTCTCGAATCTTCTATGGATAAAGGTACAATCATCCCACCCCTACAGGTTTACAGTATATACAAGAACAATATGTGGAAACTTCTCAGGTTCGCTCTCTCTGATCAGATGTCTGTTCAACAGACATTAGAAAAAGGACAGCTCCTGATGGACAATACAATGAATGATTAA